In a genomic window of Glycine max cultivar Williams 82 chromosome 13, Glycine_max_v4.0, whole genome shotgun sequence:
- the LOC100807218 gene encoding pentatricopeptide repeat-containing protein At1g80550, mitochondrial — protein sequence MRRGLISISRSSLLRPFQWHLSTATATTTPPPDDATVRQTLLSFNNDWKRALEFFNWVEESHSQFHHSTDTFNLMLDILGKFFEFKLCWDLIRRMNAHPSSPPNHATFRLMFKRYVSAHSVNDAIDTFNRLGEFNLKDHTSFSNLLDALCEYKHVLEAQDLLFGNDNRVTLSVDPIGNTKIHNMVLRGWFKLGWWSKCNEFWEEMDKKGVHKDLHSYSIYMDILCKGGKPWKAVKLFKEIKKKGFKLDVVVYNIVIRAIGLSHGVDFSIRVFREMKELGIKPTVVTYNTLIRLLCDCYRHKEALALLRTIMPSDGCHPTAVSYHCFFASMEKPKQILAMFDEMVESGVRPTMDTYVMLLNKFGRWGFLRPVFMVWNKMKQLGCSPDAAAYNALIDALVDKALIDMARKYDEEMLAKGLSPKPRKELGTKLLAADESQNTIQTQHY from the coding sequence ATGCGTCGTGGGTTGATTTCCATTTCACGTTCAAGTCTCCTTCGACCCTTTCAATGGCATCTATCCACAGCCACAGCCACAACCACACCTCCTCCCGATGACGCCACCGTTCGGCAAACGCTCCTCTCCTTCAACAATGACTGGAAGCGCGCCCTCGAGTTCTTCAACTGGGTAGAAGAGTCCCACTCCCAGTTCCATCACTCCACCGACACCTTCAACCTCATGCTCGACATTCTCGGTAAGTTCTTCGAGTTCAAGCTCTGCTGGGACCTCATTCGCCGCATGAACGCCCACCCCTCCTCTCCCCCCAACCACGCCACCTTCCGCCTCATGTTCAAGCGCTACGTCTCCGCCCACTCCGTCAACGACGCCATCGACACCTTCAATCGCCTCGGTGAATTCAACCTCAAGGACCACACCTCCTTCTCCAACCTCCTCGACGCCCTCTGCGAGTACAAACACGTCCTCGAGGCTCAGGACTTGCTCTTCGGAAACGACAACCGCGTGACCCTCAGCGTCGACCCAATCGGCAACACCAAGATCCACAACATGGTTCTCCGCGGCTGGTTCAAATTGGGGTGGTGGAGCAAGTGCAACGAGTTCTGGGAGGAAATGGACAAAAAAGGGGTTCACAAGGACTTGCACTCTTATTCAATTTACATGGATATTCTCTGCAAAGGTGGGAAACCTTGGAAGGCTGTGAAATTGTTCaaggagattaaaaaaaaaggtttcaaaTTAGATGTTGTGGTTTATAACATTGTCATTCGAGCCATTGGTCTATCCCATGGAGTTGATTTTTCAATTAGGGTTTTCCGTGAAATGAAGGAGTTGGGTATCAAACCCACTGTTGTCACTTACAACACCTTGATTAGGCTTCTGTGTGATTGCTATAGACACAAGGAGGCACTTGCATTACTCCGAACCATCATGCCCAGCGATGGCTGCCACCCCACTGCCGTTTCTTACCATTGTTTTTTTGCCTCCATGGAGAAGCCTAAACAGATACTTGCTATGTTTGATGAGATGGTGGAGAGTGGGGTTAGGCCCACCATGGACACCTATGTCATGCTCCTCAACAAGTTTGGGAGGTGGGGGTTTCTTCGCCCGGTTTTTATGGTGTGGAATAAGATGAAGCAACTTGGGTGTAGTCCTGATGCTGCGGCTTACAATGCCTTGATAGATGCTCTTGTGGACAAGGCCCTCATAGATATGGCTAGGAAGTATGATGAGGAGATGTTAGCCAAAGGACTTTCACCTAAACCAAGGAAAGAGTTGGGGACAAAGCTGTTGGCTGCTGATGAATCTCAAAATACCATACAGACACAACACTACTAG
- the LOC100793433 gene encoding 3-isopropylmalate dehydrogenase, chloroplastic-like (The RefSeq protein has 1 substitution compared to this genomic sequence), with protein sequence MAASLQLFQCKLARPFRSFPLRRSTPPLSLRCCASPPSSYSITLIPGDGIGPEIISVAKDVLVLVGSLEGIKFEFQEVLMGGAALDATGVPLPDDTLSAAKQSHAVLLGAVGGYKWDKNEKHLKPETGLLQIRKELGVFANLRPATVYSPLVDASTLKREVAEGVDIMLIRELTGGIYFGEPRGFGTNENGEEIGFNTEIYATHEIDRIAHFAFKVAQKRCGKLCSVDKANVLEASMLWRRRFLAIAQEYPDVELSHMYVDNASMQLIRNPKQFDTMVTNNIFGDILSDEASMVTGSIGMLPSASLGASGPGLFEPIHGSAPDIAGQDKANPFATVLSAAMLLRYGLGEEKAAKRIENAVVDTLNRGFRTGDIYSAGTKLVGCKQLGEEILKSVESNVHAGAATV encoded by the exons ATGGCGGCTTCTCTGCAACTGTTCCAATGCAAACTAGCGAGACCCTTTCGGTCCTTCCCTTTGCGAAGGTCAACTCCCCCTCTGAGTCTGAGGTGTTGCGCTTCGCCCCCTTCTTCCTACAGCATCACTCTCATTCCCGGCGATGGTATCGGCCCCGAAATCATCTCTGTGGCCAAAGACGTTCTTGTCCTCGTGGGTTCTCTCGAAGGGATCAAATTCGAGTTCCAAGAGGTTCTTATGGGTGGAGCTGCATTGGATGCCACCGGAGTCCCTTTACCCGATGATACCCTTTCTGCCGCTAAGCAATCTCATGCCGTTTTGCTTGGTGCTGTTGGAGGTTATAAATGGGATAAGAACGAGAAACATCTCAAGCCTGAGACTGGCTTGCTTCAGATACGTAAAGAGCTTGGAGTATTTGCAAATCTTAGACCAGCTACCGTATACTCTCcg TTAGTGGATGCTTCAACTTTGAAGAGAGAGGTTGCTGAAGGGGTCGATATCATGCTTATAAGGGAACTCACTGGAG GTATCTATTTTGGAGAACCCAGGGGCTTTGGCACCAATGAAAATGGTGAAGAGATTGGCTTTAATACTGAGATTTATGCTACACATGAG ATAGATCGCATAGCTCATTTTGCATTTAAGGTTGCTCAGAAGCGTTGTGGGAAACTTTGTTCTGTTGACAAAGCCAATGTACTAGAG GCATCAATGTTATGGAGAAAGAGATTTTTGGCAATAGCGCAAGAATATCCTGATGTTGAGCTCTCACATATGTATGTTGATAATGCTTCAATGCAACTAATTCGCAATCCAAAACAG TTTGACACCATGGTGACAAACAACATTTTTGGCGATATATTATCAGATGAGGCTTCAATGGTCACTGGAAGTATTGGGATGCTTCCTTCTGCTAGCCTTGGGGCTTcg GGACCTGGACTTTTTGAACCCATACACGGTTCTGCACCTGATATTGCCGGACAG GACAAGGCAAATCCATTTGCTACTGTTCTTAGTGCTGCTATGCTTTTGAGGTATGGCCTAGGAGAAGAAAAGGCAGCTAAAAGAATAGAGAATGCAGTGGTGGACACTTTGAACAGGGGATTTCGAACTGGTGACATATATTCTGCAGGAACA AAGCTGGTAGGATGCAAACAGTTAGGTGAAGAGATACTGAAGTCAGTTGAATCTAACGTTCATGCTGGTGCTGCTACAGTGTGA
- the LOC112997672 gene encoding uncharacterized protein — protein MSTDHSDGSRSGINLEQTVTVVLQPNDQKAGPEDFRRNAGFELSVTPKRVHAEMETSSSILYEYPIKEYTETEQFDLGLTWKHPIVWYSPHAPLYASRFSMGSGNERGAIAISLKLIQGLVAINNVKERCKFQANVLQIVPLGFLHIDEYPPDVNQGFGIPSAIISFPDFHAGLQFSDKSRSKSPLLFTGKESCSLLHRTFTCTLDDS, from the exons ATGTCCACAGATCATTCAGATGGGTCAAGATCAGGAATTAATCTAGAACAAACAGTTACAGTTGTACTCCAGCCCAATGATCAGAAAGCAG GTCCTGAGGATTTTAGAAGGAATGCTGGCTTTGAATTATCTGTTACTCCCAAAAGGGTGCATGCAGAAATGGAAACGAGCTCCTCAATTCTGTATGAATATCCAATCAAAGAATACACAGAGACTGAACAATTTGATTTAGGCCTAACGTGGAAGCATCCAATTGTTTGGTATAGCCCACATGCACCTTTATATGCCAGTAGATTTTCGATGGGAAGTGGGAATGAAAGGGGTGCTATTGCAATATCCTTGAAATTGATCCAGGGACTTGTTGCAATCAATAACGTTAAAGAGAGGTGTAAGTTTCAAGCTAATGTTCTCCAAATTGTGCCTTTG GGCTTCTTACACATTGATGAATACCCTCCAGATGTTAATCAAGGATTTGGCATTCCATCAGCAATAATAAGCTTTCCTGACTTCCATGCTGGTTTGCAATTTTCTGATAAATCTCGAAGCAAGTCACCACTGTTGTTTACAG GAAAAGAGTCTTGTTCTCTCTTACACAGAACTTTTACTTGTACCCTTGACGACTCCTGA
- the LOC112997625 gene encoding uncharacterized protein encodes MGNFSDDGWRWDLNWRRNLFDHESILAVNFMEDISSILIQRNVKDTMVWKAESTGVYSTSSAYRMMLNINASASDVRIFKLIWKMIIPPRAATFTWRLLKDRLPTKGNLLRRNIIIQDADCPLCGQVQEEVGHLFFNCQRTLPLWWESMSWLQVVGPLPTAPASHLTQFCEGFRANVNHSRWYGWWVALTSTIWHHRNNLIFQGNQFDSSKVMEEAMISAWSWLKAREKGFNTSFNQWSSNIKDHFG; translated from the coding sequence ATGGGGAATTTTTCTGACGATGGCTGGAGATGGGATCTCAATTGGAGGAGGAATTTATTTGACCACGAAAGTATATTGGCAGTGAATTTTATGGAAGATATTTCCTCTATTCTTATTCAGAGAAATGTGAAGGATACTATGGTGTGGAAAGCTGAATCTACAGGAGTATATTCCACCAGTTCAGCATATAGAATGATGTTGAATATCAATGCCTCAGCCTCAGATGttagaattttcaaattaatttggaaGATGATCATCCCCCCAAGGGCAGCAACTTTCACTTGGAGGCTCCTCAAGGACAGATTACCTACTAAGGGTAACCTTCTAAGAAGAAATATCATTATCCAAGATGCTGATTGCCCTTTATGTGGTCAAGTTCAGGAGGAAGTGGGTCACCTGTTCTTTAATTGCCAAAGGACACTGCCCCTATGGTGGGAATCCATGTCATGGCTACAGGTTGTAGGACCACTCCCAACTGCCCCAGCAAGTCATCTAACACAGTTTTGTGAAGGATTCCGAGCTAATGTAAATCATAGCAGATGGTATGGGTGGTGGGTGGCTCTAACTAGTACTATTTGGCATCACAGGAATAACCTCATCTTTCAAGGAAACCAATTCGACTCTTCGAAAGTCATGGAAGAGGCTATGATTTCAGCTTGGTCTTGGCTAAAAGCTAGGGAGAAAGGTTTCAACACTAGCTTTAATCAATGGTCCTCTAATATAAAGGATCATTTTGGTTAA